A segment of the Pirellulales bacterium genome:
CATGGCGAAGCTGTGCCTGAGTTGGACCGCGTCTTTTCGGAGGTCGCATGAGCCGTTGGCGGGCCGTGAAGGCTCGGCGCCTGCTCGCGGCTCTCTTTCGGATGGGCTGGACTGTCAAACGCGAGGGTTCCGGTTCGCATCGCGTGCTTGCCCGGCCGGGATCGCCCGACTTCGTTTTCGCCTTTCATGACGGCGCCGAGATCGGCCCTCGGATGTTGGCGCGAATTGCCAAACGC
Coding sequences within it:
- a CDS encoding type II toxin-antitoxin system HicA family toxin; its protein translation is MSRWRAVKARRLLAALFRMGWTVKREGSGSHRVLARPGSPDFVFAFHDGAEIGPRMLARIAKRTGLQPDDL